From a single Solanum dulcamara chromosome 4, daSolDulc1.2, whole genome shotgun sequence genomic region:
- the LOC129887745 gene encoding calcium-dependent protein kinase 26-like has product MGNNCVHAKISKDGFFSSFWWSRSPDMITYEKKESSFQEGLSSVQNSPPELAKIESKPSDVKGTDQVIIIVMDDKKDARVVKPEEMINIAVDLKEEKTRNAKPRKPHNVKRMASAGLQVDSVLKTKTGHLKEHYNLGEKLGHGQFGTTFLCIEKGTGKKYACKSIAKRKLLTDEDVDDVRREIQIMHHLSGHPNVISIKGAYEDAVAVHVVMELCTGGELFDRIIKRGHYSERQAAELGRTILGVVEACHSLGVMHRDLKPENFLFVNEEEDSPLKTIDFGLSMFFKPGQIFDDVVGSPYYVAPEVLRKRYGPEADIWSAGVIIYILLSGVPPFWGESEEEIFDEVLHGDIDFDLDPWPKISQGAKDLVRRMLVRDPKKRLTAHEVLCHPWVQIDGVAPDKPLDSAIFTRLTQFSAMNKLKKMAIRVIAERLSEEEIAGLKEMFKMIDTDNSGQITFDELKIGFKKFGTNLNESEIRDLMKAADIDNSGTIDYGEFVAAMLHANKIEKEDYLFAAFSYFDKDGSGYITADELQKACEEFGIEDVHLEEIIQEADQDNDGRIDYNEFVAMMHKGNADFGKKRLPNNFNIGYREAMVAC; this is encoded by the exons ATGGGGAATAATTGTGTTCATGCAAAGATCTCAAAGGATGGATTCTTCAGCTCATTTTGGTGGTCACGATCACCGGATATGATCACGTATGAGAAAAAGGAAAGTAGTTTCCAAGAAGGTCTTAGTTCTGTTCAGAATAGTCCTCCTGAATTGGCGAAGATTGAGAGTAAGCCATCGGATGTAAAAGGGACTGATCAGGTTATCATTATAGTGATGGATGACAAGAAAGATGCAAGAGTGGTGAAACCAGAAGAAATGATCAATATAgcagttgatttgaaagaggaGAAGACGCGCAACGCAAAACCAAGGAAGCCTCACAATGTGAAGAGGATGGCTAGTGCAGGACTACAAGTTGATTCTGTTTTGAAAACCAAAACAGGTCATCTAAAGGAGCATTATAATCTAGGGGAAAAACTCGGTCATGGACAATTCGGTACCACATTCCTTTGTATAGAAAAAGGAACAGGGAAGAAGTATGCTTGTAAGTCTATTGCGAAAAGGAAGTTGTTGACAGATGAAGATGTGGATGACGTAAGGAGAGAAATCCAGATTATGCATCACTTGTCGGGGCATCCAAATGTCATTTCAATCAAAGGGGCTTATGAGGATGCTGTTGCAGTTCATGTTGTGATGGAATTATGTACTGGTGGTGAGCTTTTTGATCGTATTATTAAACGAGGGCATTACTCAGAGAGACAGGCTGCTGAGCTTGGAAGAACGATACTCGGGGTGGTAGAAGCTTGCCACTCTCTCGGAGTGATGCATCGAGACCTTAAGCCTGAAAATTTTCTCTTTGTCAATGAGGAGGAGGATTCACCTCTTAAGACTATAGATTTCGGGCTTTCGATGTTCTTCAAGCCAG GGCAAATATTTGATGACGTTGTTGGAAGCCCTTATTATGTTGCTCCAGAAGTTCTTCGTAAGCGTTATGGTCCAGAAGCTGATATCTGGAGTGCAGGAGTTATAATTTACATTCTTCTAAGTGGCGTTCCTCCATTTTGGGGTG AAAGTGAGGAGGAGATATTTGATGAAGTTTTACATGGTGATATTGACTTCGACTTAGATCCTTGGCCTAAAATCTCTCAAGGTGCGAAAGACTTGGTCAGGAGAATGCTCGTCAGAGACCCCAAAAAGCGACTAACAGCACATGAAGTTTTAT GTCATCCTTGGGTGCAAATTGATGGAGTTGCCCCAGATAAGCCTCTCGATTCTGCAATATTTACGCGCTTAACACAGTTTTCTGCTATGAACAAGTTGAAGAAAATGGCTATCAGG GTTATTGCAGAGAGACTTTCCGAAGAGGAAATCGCTGGCTTGAAAGAGATGTTTAAAATGATTGACACAGATAACAGTGGCCAAATTACTTTCGATGAACTAAAGATTGGATTTAAGAAATTTGGAACTAATCTTAACGAATCAGAGATACGCGATTTGATGAAGGCT GCGGACATCGACAATAGTGGAACAATTGACTATGGGGAATTTGTAGCTGCAATGTTACACGCCAACAAAATCGAGAAGGAAGATTATTTGTTTGCAGCTTTCTCATATTTCGACAAAGATGGGAGCGGATATATTACAGCTGATGAGCTTCAAAAGGCTTGTGAGGAATTTGGTATTGAAGATGTTCACTTGGAAGAAATAATACAAGAAGCTGATCAAGACAAT GATGGTCGGATAGATTATAACGAGTTTGTGGCCATGATGCACAAAGGAAATGCAGATTTTGGTAAGAAACGGCTGCCAAATAATTTTAACATCGGATATAGGGAGGCGATGGTGGCTTGCTGA
- the LOC129887746 gene encoding protein WVD2-like 4, whose protein sequence is MESENGVPVEEEKIVVVEKNLDMSKEEKNVNDKKENANEELNVPVIKTELSRNVPKSKGSSQKKLATGGTTKNNKMVKDLASLRGTAALTHANKASQSQSLSFPSQGVSSDVMRKSMDVYPKKSDAKELKTKGFKNETSLSKGSSASSSNPSSRGVSGGVLKNANTNGGVATSRRTTIAAVPSLRQSMSGKSLSANGNAKKATSEVSNDENKKPTKAALPVKEDEDARSTTSSSTTPHGQRRASVAGFSFRLEERAEKRKEFLAKIEEKIQAKEEEKNNLQAKSKENQDAEIKQLRKSLTFKATPMPNFYKEPPQKVELRKIPTTRAVSPKLGRNKNSISTTNSSESGGSCFSPRFVKEQAKSPRALLSTGDKVTDASKGKPSETKKPMRSSSTTKTKGQAVVTKSKPAEAKALDENICKGKSKEMLEQPDEKSEMNPANDNAQKPSNTVVMPSAQVTVEG, encoded by the exons ATGGAGTCTGAAAATGGGGTTCCAGTTGAAGAGGAAAAGATAGTTGTGGTTGAAAAGAATTTGGATATGAGTAAGGAGGAGAAGAATGTGAATGACAAAAAGGAAAATGCAAATGAAGAACTTAATGTACCTGTAATCAAAACTGAACTGTCTCGAAATGTTCCGAAGAGCAAAGGGTCGAGTCAAAAAAAGCTTGCTACTGGTGGAACTACAAAGAACAATAAGATGGTGAAAGATCTGGCTAGTTTAAGAGGCACAGCTGCATTGACTCATGCAAATAAGGCGAGTCAATCACAGAGTCTGTCGTTCCCTTCACAAGGTGTTAGTTCTGATgtaatgaggaagagcatggaTGTGTATCCAAAGAAATCGGATGCCAAGGAATTGAAAACAAAGGGGTTTAAGAATGAGACTTCACTTTCGAAGGGATCATCGGCTTCTAGTTCGAATCCGTCTAGCAGGGGTGTATCTGGTGGAGTCTTGAAGAATGCAAACACAAATGGAGGTGTTGCAACCAGCAGAAGGACAACTATTGCAGCTGTCCCGAGTCTCCGACAGTCTATG TCTGGGAAGTCTCTTTCAGCCAATGGAAATGCAAAGAAAGCTACATCTGAAGT ATCGAATGACGAAAACAAGAAGCCTACTAAAGCTGCATTGCCTGTTAAAGAGGATGAGGATGCTCGTTCTACTACTTCCTC GAGTACCACTCCTCATGGGCAACGAAGGGCCAGTGTTGCAGGATTTTCCTTCAGGTTGGAAGAACGTGCCGAAAAGCGGAAGGAG TTCTTGGCAAAGATAGAAGAGAAGATACAGGCaaaggaagaggaaaagaataACTTGCAAGCAAAATCCAAG GAAAACCAAGATGCGGAGATAAAGCAATTGAGGAAGAGCTTGACATTTAAAGCTACACCAATGCCAAACTTCTACAAGGAACCCCCTCAAAAAGTTGAACTCAGGAAG ATACCGACAACACGTGCTGTATCTCCTAAGCTTGGAAGAAACAAGAACTCCATATCAACAACCAACAGCTCCGAAAGTGGAGGATCGTGTTTCAGTCCAAGATTTGTCAAAGAACAGGCAAAGTCACCCCGGGCTTTGCTGTCAACTGGCGATAAAGTTACTGATGCTTCAAAAGGGAAGCCTAGTGAAACCAAGAAGCCAATGAGAAGTTCCTCAACTACTAAAACTAAAGGGCAAGCTGTTGTAACAAAATCAAAACCTGCTGAAGCAAAGGCGTTGGATGAGAACATTTGTAAAGGGAAATCAAAAGAAATGCTCGAACAACCTGATGAAAAGTCCGAGATGAATCCAGCTAACGACAATGCACAGAAACCGTCAAACACTGTTGTTATGCCATCAGCTCAAGTCACTGTTGAAGGTTAA
- the LOC129887747 gene encoding fasciclin-like arabinogalactan protein 17, with translation MDLQIYGFLFTLFLTFTINGATLQEKTQMPAPQINSNSVLVALLDSHYTELSELVEKALLLQTLEEAVTKHNITIFAPRNEALERDLDPEFKRFLLEPGNIKSLQNLLLFHMVPTRIESRGYRHRNHTTLCPGEAERLSVNMAKIIHPDDIIKPDGIIHGIEKVLIPKSVQQSFNNRRNLRSISAVLPQGAPEIDPRTNRLKKKANPVPAGAPPVLPIYSAMAPGPSLAPAPAPGPGGHHHHFDGETQVKDFIQTLLHYGGYNELADILVNLTSLATEMGKLVSEGYVLTVLAPNDEAMAKLTTDQLSEPGAPEQIMYYHLVPEYQTEESMYNSVRRFGKVKYDTLRLPHKVVAEEADGSVKFGFGEGSAYLIDPDIYTDGRISVQGIDGVLFPVEEIKVAPKSAPVTAKVVAKPRRGKLMEVACSMMGSFCH, from the exons ATGGATTTACAGATCTATGGTTTCTTGTTCACTTTGTTTCTCACATTCACCATTAATGGTGCTACATTACAAGAAAAAACTCAAATGCCAGCACCTCAGATAAACTCAAACTCAGTTCTTGTAGCCCTTTTAGATTCTCACTACACTGAGCTCTCCGAGCTGGTTGAGAAAGCTCTCCTCCTTCAAACGCTCGAGGAAGCTGTAACGAAGCACAATATCACCATCTTCGCACCTAGAAACGAGGCTCTCGAGCGTGATTTAGATCCCGAGTTCAAGCGGTTCTTGCTCGAGCCCGGAAATATCAAATCCCTTCAGAATCTCCTCCTTTTCCACATGGTACCCACTCGCATTGAGTCGAGAGGTTATAGGCACCGAAATCATACTACTCTTTGTCCGGGAGAGGCTGAACGTCTCTCCGTGAACATGGCGAAGATTATTCACCCAGATGATATAATCAAACCAGACGGAATCATCCATGGAATCGAAAAGGTTTTAATACCCAAATCAGTACAACAATCCTTCAACAACCGAAGAAATCTCCGGTCGATTTCAGCCGTGCTCCCACAAGGAGCACCAGAAATCGACCCGAGAACAAACCGATTGAAGAAAAAAGCAAACCCAGTACCCGCCGGTGCTCCACCGGTGCTACCAATTTACTCTGCAATGGCACCAGGTCCATCACTAGCTCCGGCACCAGCTCCCGGACCCGGTGGACACCACCACCACTTCGACGGCGAAACTCAGGTGAAGGATTTCATCCAAACCCTCCTACATTACGGCGGATACAACGAATTAGCAGACATTTTAGTAAACCTTACATCTTTAGCTACTGAAATGGGGAAATTAGTTTCAGAAGGATATGTATTAACAGTTTTAGCTCCAAATGATGAAGCAATGGCGAAATTAACAACCGATCAGCTATCGGAACCCGGTGCACCGGAACAGATAATGTATTATCACTTGGTGCCTGAGTATCAGACGGAAGAAAGTATGTATAATTCCGTAAGAAGATTCGGAAAAGTGAAGTATGATACATTAAGATTGCCCCATAAAGTTGTTGCTGAAGAAGCTGATGGATCAGTGAAATTCGGGTTTGGTGAAGGATCGGCGTATTTGATTGACCCGGATATTTATACCGACGGGAGGATTTCCGTTCAGGGGATTGACGGAGTTCTTTTTCCGGTGGAGGAAATTAAGGTGGCTCCAAAATCTGCTCCGGTTACTGCTAAAGTTGTTGCTAAACCAAGAAGAg GGAAGTTGATGGAAGTAGCATGTAGTATGATGGGGTCATTTTGTCATTAA